The Zea mays cultivar B73 chromosome 7, Zm-B73-REFERENCE-NAM-5.0, whole genome shotgun sequence DNA segment TAAAATATATATTTAAAATATGAATATTTATGATGTGTGATATATTTGAATAATACATATATTTAGAGATATAAACATTGATATTATTTTTCTAAAAAACGGTCTAAACTTTTAGGTTCGACTCTACAAGATGTGTATTCTTATATTCTTTGCTCAAGTGGGCGAAGGAATGTATTAAAATTACATTCTTCGGTTAAGAGGGCCAGAGGAAGGTACCAAAAACCATCATGACATGATATCATATCATATAAATGAATTTTTATCGGAAGTATACATAAATAAATATAAAGGTTAATTTCCTTAGTTTGCTGTGTCGAAGACATTCAACTTACGGCTCGTTTGTtttgttggaattgaattccattctaataattataatttagacaaaattaACTAAATTAATATATTTATCTATGtattatatttgtatattatcctaaatcatatgagataaatagttatacactacatttatgttatagagaaGCAAGTACAAGAATGTGTTATAAATTGTACATTAGAATAGTAGCATGTAAATTTATAGAATTAATTTCCATCTTTTAccacatgaatttgagataggtttATATGTACACTTTGGAAAGTTATgaaatgtcatattctaaaaaAATAATTTACTATATTAGTTAGATTCTAATTCCTTAAAATGAAGGAAACAAACAGGCCTATGCCATCTTTTTTTTTGTACATGGTGTGTCCGTTGATAAAAAAATGACTTCATCAATTCTAATATTTATTCATAAGAGATAAGGTACGTGTGTGCTTGTACTTAGAGGTAGTATATATGTATCTTAATTTCAAAGAAAAAACTACTAATTTTATGTACATGCTTTTTGTTGAAGAAAAAATGAATACAACACGCGTCCAGAAGGAGTGAAGGAGGAGCGCAACCAAGCACGTTCTCTCCTAAAATTAACTGCCAACAAAAAATTTCCTAGCAGCCACAGTTGACCACGACAAGGAGACTCAGTCAAACACGCTGTCCAGGCGCGCACGCCTGGTCGTCATGTTCAGAAGACTTGGCGCCTGCGCCGGCGTCGCCAACTGTCCTACCGCCCTTGCTCGACCCGTCAGTCTGGACGCTCCTCCGCGTCGACCGCGATCCCCAGGCGGGAAGCCTCGCGGATAACGTCCGCGCCAGGAACGACGGCCACCGTCCTGACTGGCCCAGCCGGATGCTCCTCCCGGCACGGCTGGTGCCTTCGCCGCCTCCCCCGCCTGTCCTGACGCTGACGCCACGGCGCGTGCTGCCCCCGCGGCTGGAGCGGAACGCGACTAAGCTCGTGGTGCGCTGGAGCTTCCCCGCCGCGGTGAGGTCTCGGAGCACGTGGTCGGGCAGACGCAGCGTGAACCTTTCGGTGCCGGTGGTGGCACAGGCAGACGCTGCGAGCGAGTGCCCTGTCGAGTGCGATCGCGGGAACCGTGCGGGCGCGCGGCCGGACTTGGAGCGCAGCGCGCGCTTCACGCTGCCGATGCGCATCAGCTCGTCGGCCTCCGCTCTGATGATCCTCTCCTCCTCTGTCTCCTCCACGTCGATGACCACCGCAGCAGAAGGAGGCGGTGCGGACGTGGGCGACGGTAGCTCCTGCGCTTCTGGAGCCGGCAGCAGCTCAGGCGTGTCGTCGTCGGGCGGCGGGGCGTTGGCGTCGGGGCCGAGGGCGAGGTTGGTGCGGCAGACGGGGCAGGTGACGTGCGAGGCGAGCCACGTGTCGATGCAGTCCGGGTGGAAGACGTGGGAGCACTTGGGCAGCAGGCGCAGCGTCTCGTCGTCGTCGAACTCGCTGAGGCAGACGGCGCACTCGAGCGCGCCCTTGCCGGCCTTGTGCGCCTTCACGTCGGCGTACGCCATGGTCGGGAAGGACTCCAGCACCGCCGAGTCGAGCCCGCGCTGCTGGCGCCGCGATCGCGCGGCGGCACCGCCGGGGGCCGGGCTCGCGGAGTAGCCGCTAGAGCCGTCGCCGTAGCAGTGGCGGACGTAGACGGAGAAGAAGCCGAGGAAGAAGAAGGCGGCGATGAGCACGACGATGACGATGGCCATGGATGGGTTGAAGCTTCGCGAGTAGTACGGCCCTTCAGGCTGCTGCCCCTGGCCATGCACCGTTGTGAAATCGGCGGCAGCGAGCAAGAGAAGGGACAAGGGCAGGAGGCGGCCATTGCCCCGGACCATGGGGAGTGTTGTTTCCATTGGTACTAGTGATGAGTGTTTCGCGAACCAATTTGGAGGATACGGGCAGCCGGCGACTAGGAGAGAGCTCGAGCGTTTATATGTGATGATGAGGCAGAGTGCTCTtcacaaaaagaaaaaaaaaactggGGTAGCCTATGGGCTGTGGGAATGAAGATACAAATGAATGGTATAGATCCGCTTCGAATTGATTACACAAACAAATAATAAGTCGCTGAAAGGATTGAACAATTCACCACCGCGCCGTAGTGTTGGCGTGTTTCTCTGCCCTCAGCGAGCTAGTATTTCAACTCCAGAGTCTAAATGGTACTGCTTCAGCTCCAAGGTCCATACAGGATTAAGAAAATAAGATGATTTAAACGTGCGTATATAAAAAAAGGGTGCTTAGTTAAAGGTCTTCGATGTGCCCGTAGCTTAAGAATTTCCAGAGCTAAAGATGACCCCAATCGAGAATTCTTAGAGCTAGAGCACGCATTGAAATACTAGGCCAAGCTAAAGGATGTATGTAGTTCACGAAGCATAATTAGGAAAAAGTCTAACCTTCGAGAAGAAAATGTAGGCTGTTCACCTTTTTATGTTGGGCATTATGCTCCCTTTATTATGTGTTATTTATCTTGGACTTCTTGTGCTCGTTAGGCCATTAGTGTATGTACAACCCATTTTTTTGGTGCTCGTTAGCATCATTAGGAAACACTGGTACCAGGCGCCTCGCCATGATTACCCACTCCATATTTAACCTTTTTTCATTGCCATGTATGTTTATTCTATATAGTATTCAGTTTCAGCGTCTCCTGAAGCATATCTCTATCCGATATTAAAGAATTATATTGATAGTTCCTTCCAATCATTTTTTCTAATTTTTAAAAATGCTCATGCATCCTTCATATTTTGTATACGGCATGAACTTGCAACCTATTTTCTGTCCAGCAATGTTACGGGATCCAACATCGAGATGTATTGACGTGATGAGCATGTTTGCTAGTTATCTAAAATGGCCAACGTTAAACGAAACATTTTCAACATAAATTTAATCTTTGGAAACAAAATAAGGGACACGTACGGCAATCAATATATACTTTTAAAAACTAATTCCACCCAAATCTTAAGGCAACGACGCTAAATGAGGCAGTGTCTCATCGCTAGAGTACGATGCGTTTAGTTTGGCTCTAGACGGTAGATGCCCCTTTGATTTGACAGTCAGCCAAACTTAATTTAGAGATCTATTCACTTATTACCGAACTAGCCAGTTACCGTGATTTGCTACGATTTATATATATTAAATAGGTAGGTTTTAAATATTGATTCAataataattattgtttatttctaaacactaatatACGTGTGATCTGGTGGTTAATTCCAAATTTCTAAAGCAGGGGGCATGAGTTGTAGTGTTTGTTTTGCACTATTTTttgatataattattgtttatttttaaacAGCTGTTTCATAGTTTTTTTACGGTCGACGGACTGGTAGGTCATGCTGGCGGTAGCTAAAGATTTGGAGAGGACGATACCGATGGATGGTGCGAAGAGAACTGGACGATCGGGTTAGGATAATCTGCTTTTGATTTGGCAGGTTCGTGCTTCCGGTACAGCTCTCTGCAGTGGTGCACCGTTTGAATCGGGCCTCCACACTTTTAAGATTTTGATCCCTGCAATAGAATACGAGATTTGAACAGAACAGTGCACTCCAAGCAAAGTGACACTA contains these protein-coding regions:
- the LOC103632881 gene encoding E3 ubiquitin-protein ligase ATL31, whose translation is METTLPMVRGNGRLLPLSLLLLAAADFTTVHGQGQQPEGPYYSRSFNPSMAIVIVVLIAAFFFLGFFSVYVRHCYGDGSSGYSASPAPGGAAARSRRQQRGLDSAVLESFPTMAYADVKAHKAGKGALECAVCLSEFDDDETLRLLPKCSHVFHPDCIDTWLASHVTCPVCRTNLALGPDANAPPPDDDTPELLPAPEAQELPSPTSAPPPSAAVVIDVEETEEERIIRAEADELMRIGSVKRALRSKSGRAPARFPRSHSTGHSLAASACATTGTERFTLRLPDHVLRDLTAAGKLQRTTSLVAFRSSRGGSTRRGVSVRTGGGGGEGTSRAGRSIRLGQSGRWPSFLARTLSARLPAWGSRSTRRSVQTDGSSKGGRTVGDAGAGAKSSEHDDQACAPGQRV